The following proteins are co-located in the Syngnathus scovelli strain Florida chromosome 5, RoL_Ssco_1.2, whole genome shotgun sequence genome:
- the eml6 gene encoding echinoderm microtubule-associated protein-like 6 isoform X2 codes for MADKTAPRCQLRLEWIHGYRGHQCRNNLFYTAGKELVYFVAGVGVVYNAREHTQKFYLGHDDDIISLALHPDKVQVATGQVGKEPYVCVWDTYAMQTVSILRDAHTHGVACLAFDADGQRLASVGLDAKNTVCVWDWRRGRVLASASGHSDRIFDVAWDPQLSTRLVSCGVKHIKFWTLCGNALTPKRGIFGKTGDLQTILCVATAKEQTTYSGALNGDVYVWRGASLVRTVQAAHAAGIFSMHASEEGFATGGRDGCVRLWDVDFKPITKIDLREAEQGYKGLSIRSVCWKAERILAGTQDSEIFEVMVRDRDKPLLLMQGHSEGELWGLDLHPKQPLAVTGSDDRSVRLWSLPDHTLLARCNMEESVRSVSFNNDGSQLALGMKDGSFTVLRVRDMTEVVHIKDRKEVIHELKFSPDGSFLAAGSNDGVVDIYAVAQRFKKVGECARSTSFITHLDWSVDSRFLQTNDGAGERLFYRTPVGKPVSEEEAKGVHWMTWTGVLGPEVNGIWPKYSNVTSVNSVDANYSGAVLAAGDDLGLVKLFRFPCHKKGAKFKKYVGHSAHVTNVRWSSDLQWVLSTGGADHAVFQWRFLPEGIMNGVLEPLLQEGYADSNSGDSDSDVSDVPEIDSDVEQESQRSYERQVYKDDLPQLRGKLIGSLKRQKAPEEALCLQFVHGYRGFDCRNNLFYSQTGEVLYHVAAVAVVYNRLQHTQRFYRGHDDDILSLAVHPVKDIAASAQVGRDPAMHVWDVATLKCLSLLRGHHSAGVCALDFSADGKALVSVGMDHFHSVVIWDWKKGERLAKSRGHKDKVFVVKSNPFRADKLVTLGTKHIKFWQHSGGGLTFKRGIFGNLGKQETMMAACYGRSEDSLYSGATNGDVYVWRETTLLKTVKAHDGPVFAMCSLDKGFVTGGKDGVVELWDDAFERCLKTYAIKRALLSPSSKGLLLEDNPSIRAIALGHGHILVGTKNGEILEIDKSGPMTLLVQGHMEGEVWGLAAHPLLPICATVSDDKTLRMWELSANHRMVAVRKLKKGGRCCAFSPDGKALAVGLNDGSFLVVNADTLEDMVSFHHRRELISDIRFSPGAGKYLAVASHDSFVDIYNVLTSKRVGICKGAASVVTHLDWDSRGKLVRVNTGTKEQLFFEAPRGRQQSIEAAELAKLEWASWTSVLGPSCEGIWPAFGFVNAAALSKDGKVLASGDDFGFLKLFGFPCGGQFSKFKKYAGHSINVTNVRWSNDDALLLSVGGADTALMIWSREPPGHKENQAADSEESDDDAEEDGGYDSDVARERAVDYVTKVYSAGIRKMTGTKPHLQYKEPAVEERAPVSRATPLPDKLMRNQVSKKRKAVEDLRLDHVFGYRGSDCRNNLHYLNDGADIVFHTAAAAVVQNLSSGTQSFYLEHTDDILCLTVNQHPKYQNVIATGQIGLAPSIHVWDAVTKQTLSILRCSHPKGVGYVNFSATGKLLLSVGVEPEHVISVWRWQEGARVTSRGGHPERIFAVEFRPDSDSQFVSVGIKHIKFWTLAGGSLLYKKGVLGGVEDGRMQTMLAVAFGANNLTFTGAINGDVYVWREHFLVRVVAKAHSGPVFSMYTTLRDGLIVTGGKERPTKEGGAVKLWDQEMKRCRAFQLETGQAVENVRSVCRGKGKILVGTKDGEIIEVGEKNAASNTMINGHTRGGIWGLDAHPFKDVFISAGDDGTVRIWDLADKKLLNKVTLGHPAKCTAYSPNGEMLAIGMDNGEFVILLVNSLTVWGKKRDRSAAVQDVGFSPDNRFLAVGCAESAVDFYDLALGSSLNRVGYCKDIPGGVIQMDFSADGRRIQVSTSTYARQVHEVPSGKMVADASLTERITWATWTSILGDEVLGVWPRNADKVDVNCACVSRAGLNLVTGDDFGLIKLFDFPCSEKFAKHKRYSGHSAHVTNVRFSCDDKFVISAGGSDCSLFVWKCQ; via the exons ATGGCGGACAAGACGGCGCCGCGCTGCCAGCTAAGGCTGGAGTGGATCCACGGCTACCGCGGCCACCAGTGCCGCAACAACCTCTTCTATACGGCCGGCAAGGAGCTGGTCTACTTTGTGGCCGGGGTGGGCGTGGTCTACAACGCCCGAGAGCACACCCAGAAGTTCTACTTGGGACACGACGACGACATCATCAG CCTGGCGCTGCATCCCGACAAAGTGCAGGTGGCGACGGGTCAGGTGGGCAAGGAGCCGTACGTGTGCGTGTGGGACACCTACGCCATGCAGACCGTCTCCATCCTGCGCGACGCGCACACCCACGGCGTGGCCTGTTTGGCTTTCGACGCCGACGGACAG CGCCTGGCCTCGGTGGGTCTGGACGCCAAGAACACGGTGTGCGTGTGGGACTGGAGAAGAGGACGCGTCCTCGCCTCGGCCAGCGGACACTCGGACAGA ATCTTCGACGTGGCCTGGGACCCGCAGCTCTCGACGCGACTGGTCAGCTGCGGCGTCAAACACATCAAG TTCTGGACTCTGTGCGGCAACGCCCTGACCCCCAAACGTGGGATCTTTGGCAAAACGGGCGACCTGCAGACCATTTTGTGCGTGGCCACCGCCAAGGAGCAGACCACCTACTCGGGAGCGCTCAACGGAGACGTGTACGTGTGGAGAGGAGCATCGCTGGTCCGGACCGTGCAGGCGGCGCACGCG GCAGGAATCTTCAGCATGCACGCCAGCGAGGAAGGTTTTGCCACGGGCGGACGGGACGGTTGCGTGCGCCTTTGGGACGTCGACTTCAAGCCCATCACCAAAATCGACCTGCGGGAAGCCGAGCAGGGCTACAAAG GTCTGTCCATTCGCAGTGTGTGCTGGAAGGCCGAGCGCATTCTGGCCGGGACGCAAGACAGCGAGATCTTCGAGGTCATGGTCCGCGACAGGGACAAACCGCTGCTGCTGATGCAGGGCCACAGCGAGGGTGAGCTGTGGGGGCTGGACCTCCACCCCAAGCAACCCCTCGCCGTCACCGGCAGCGACGACCGATCCGTGAG GCTGTGGAGCCTTCCCGACCACACGCTGCTGGCCCGCTGCAACATGGAGGAGTCGGTGCGCAGCGTTTCTTTCAACAACGACGGCTCCCAGCTGGCTCTCGGCATGAAGGACGGCTCCTTCACCGTCCTGCGAGTCAG GGACATGACGGAGGTGGTGCACATTAAGGACCGCAAGGAGGTGATACACGAGCTCAAGTTCTCTCCGGACGGCTCCTTCTTAGCAGCGGGCTCCAACGACGGCGTGGTGGACATCTACGCCGTGGCGCAGCGCTTTAAAAAAGTGGGCGAGTGCGCCCGCTCCACCTCGTTCATCACGCACCTGGACTGGTCGGTCGACTCGCGCTTCCTGCAAACCAACGACGGCGCCGGGGAGCGCCTCTTTTACCGGACGCCGG TAGGaaagccggtgtccgaggaggaGGCCAAGGGGGTCCACTGGATGACCTGGACCGGCGTGCTGGGCCCTGAAGTCAACGGCATCTGGCCCAAATACTCCAACGTGACCAGCGTCAACTCGGTGGACGCCAACTACAGCGGCGCCGTGCTGGCAGCCGGCGATGACCTGGGCCTGGTCAAACTCTTCCGCTTCCCGTGCCACAAGAAAG GCGCCAAATTCAAAAAGTATGTGGGCCACTCGGCCCACGTCACCAACGTGCGCTGGTCCAGTGACCTGCAGTGGGTGCTCAGCACCGGGGGGGCCGACCACGCCGTCTTCCAGTGGCGCTTCCTGCCCGAGGGCATCATGAACGGCGTCCTGGAGCCCCTCCTCCAAG AAGGCTACGCCGACTCCAACAGCGGCGACTCGGACTCGGACGTGTCCGACGTGCCCGAGATCGACTCGGACGTGGAGCAGGAATCTCAGCGCAGCTACGAACGGCAG GTTTACAAGGATGATCTGCCCCAGCTGCGCGGGAAGCTGATTGGTTCGCTGAAGAGGCAGAAAGCTCCGGAGGAGGCGCTTTGTCTGCAGTTTGTCCACGG GTACCGGGGCTTCGACTGCCGTAACAACCTGTTCTACAGTCAAACGGGCGAGGTGCTGTACCATGTGGCCGCCGTGGCCGTGGTCTACAACCGGCTGCAGCACACTCAGCGCTTCTATCGGGGCCACGACGACGACATCCTCAGCCTGGCCGTGCACCCCGTCAAAGACATTGCCGCCAGCGCGCAG GTGGGCCGAGACCCGGCCATGCACGTGTGGGACGTGGCCACTCTGAAATGTCTGTCGCTTCTCCGAGGTCACCACAGCGCTGGCGTATGCGCGCTGGACTTTAGCG CCGACGGCAAGGCTTTGGTTTCCGTCGGAATGGACCATTTCCACTCGGTGGTCATCTGGGACTGGAAGAAGGGCGAGCGACTGGCCAAAAGCAG AGGTCACAAGGACAAAGTGTTTGTGGTAAAGAGCAACCCCTTCCGGGCGGACAAGCTGGTCACGCTGGGGACCAAGCACATCAAGTTCTGGCAACACTCAG GCGGCGGTCTGACGTTCAAGCGCGGAATCTTCGGCAACCTCGGCAAGCAGGAGACCATGATGGCGGCGTGTTACGGCCGCTCCGAGGACTCGCTGTACTCGGGGGCCACCAACGGTGACGTTTACGTTTGGCGGGAAACCACGCTGCTCAAGACGGTCAAGGCCCACGACGGGCCCGTCTTCGCCATGTGTTCCCTGGATAAG GGTTTCGTGACAGGCGGCAAGGACGGTGTGGTGGAACTGTGGGACGACGCCTTTGAAAGATGTCTGAAGACCTACGCCATCAAGAGGGCGCTTCTGTCCCCCTCGTCCAAAG GACTGCTGCTGGAAGACAACCCGTCCATCCGAGCCATCGCGCTGGGTCACGGCCACATTCTCGTAGGCACCAAGAACGGAGAAATTCTGGAGATTGACAAGAGCGGGCCCATGaccctgctggtccag GGTCACATGGAGGGCGAGGTGTGGGGTTTGGCcgcccatccgctgctgcccatCTGCGCCACTGTCAGCGATGACAAAACTCTGAGGATGTGGGAACTGTCGGCCAATCACCGAATGGTGGCCGTGCGCAAGCTGAAGAAAG GCGGCCGCTGCTGCGCCTTCTCTCCCGACGGCAAAGCTCTGGCGGTGGGCCTGAACGACGGTAGCTTCCTGGTGGTCAATGCCGACACGCTGGAAGACATGGTGAGCTTCCACCACCGCAGGGAGCTCATCTCCGACATCCGCTTCTCCCCAG GCGCTGGCAAGTACCTGGCCGTGGCTTCCCACGATTCCTTTGTGGACATCTACAATGTGCTGACCAGCAAGAGAGTGGGCATCTGCAAAGGAGCCGCGAGCGTCGTCACTCACCTGGACTGGGACTCCAGAG GAAAACTGGTGCGGGTCAACACGGGAACCAAAGAGCAGCTCTTCTTTGAGGCTCCTCGAGGACGCCAGCAGAGCATCGAAGCGGCCGAG CTGGCCAAGCTGGAGtgggccagctggacttcggttctGGGTCCCAGCTGCGAGGGCATCTGGCCCGCGTTCGGCTTCGTCAATGCGGCGGCGCTCAGCAAAGACGGGAAAGTGCTGGCCAGCGGGGACGACTTTGGCTTCCTGAAGCTCTTCGGCTTCCCGTGCGGG GGTCAGTTCTCCAAGTTCAAGAAGTACGCGGGCCACAGCATCAACGTGACCAACGTCCGCTGGTCCAACGACGACGCGCTGCTGCTGTCGGTGGGCGGGGCCGACACGGCGCTCATGATTTGGAGCAGGGAGCCTCCGGGTCACAAGGAGAACCAAGCGGCCGACAGTGAAGAGTCCGACGATGACGCAGAGGAAGACGGAG GCTACGACAGCGATGTGGCTCGCGAGAGGGCCGTGGACTACGTGACCAAGGTCTACTCGGCCGGCATCAGGAAGATGACGGGTACCAAACCTCACCTGCAGTACAAGGAACCTGCCGTGGAAGAGAG AGCCCCGGTGAGTCGGGCCACTCCGCTGCCCGACAAGCTGATGAGGAACCAGGTGTCCAAGAAGAGGAAGGCGGTGGAG GACCTCCGGCTGGATCACGTCTTTGGCTACCGAGGCTCGGACTGCCGGAACAACCTGCACTACCTCAACGACGGCGCCGACATCGTCTTCCACACGGCGGCCGCGGCCGTGGTGCAGAACCTGTCCTCGG GGACGCAGAGTTTCTATCTGGAGCACACCGACGACATCCTGTGCCTGACCGTCAACCAGCACCCCAAATACCAAAACGTCATCGCCACCGGGCAGATCG GTTTGGCTCCATCCATCCACGTGTGGGACGCCGTGACCAAGCAGACCTTGTCCATCCTGCGCTGCTCCCATCCCAAAGGTGTGGGCTACGTTAACTTCAGCGCTACGGGGAAGCTGCTGCTGTCCGTGGGGGTGGAGCCCGAACATGTCATCAGCGTGTGGAGGTGGCAGGAAG GTGCCAGGGTGACCAGCAGAGGGGGCCACCCGGAGCGCATCTTTGCCGTGGAGTTCCGGCCGGACTCGGACAGCCAGTTTGTGTCGGTGGGCATCAAGCACATCAAGTTCTGGACTCTGGCGGGCGGCTCGCTCTTGTACAAGAAAGGCGTGCTGGGCGGCGTGGAGGACGGCCGCATGCAGACCATGTTGGCGGTGGCCTTTGGAGCC AACAACCTGACCTTCACCGGCGCCATCAACGGCGACGTGTACGTGTGGAGGGAGCACTTCCTGGTGCGGGTGGTGGCCAAGGCACACAGCGGGCCCGTCTTCAGCATGTACACCACGCTGAGGGACGGACTCATCGTCACGGGTGGAAAAGAACGTCC GACCAAGGAGGGTGGCGCCGTCAAACTTTGGGACCAGGAGATGAAGCGGTGCCGAGCATTTCAGCTGGAGACTGGCCAAGCTGTGGAGAACGTCCGCTCCGTCTGCAGAGGCAAG GGGAAGATCCTGGTGGGAACCAAAGACGGCGAGATCATCGAAGTGGGCGAGAAGAACGCCGCCTCCAACACCATGATCAACGGACACACTCGGGGCGGCATCTGGGGACTGGACGCGCACCCTTTCAAAGACGTCTTCATCTCGGCCGGCGACGATGGAACCGTCCGCATTTGGGACCTGGCCGATAAG AAACTCCTGAACAAGGTGACCCTGGGCCATCCCGCCAAGTGCACCGCGTACAGCCCCAACGGAGAGATGCTTGCCATCGGCATGGACAACGGAGAGTTTGTGATCCTGCTGGTCAACTCGCTCACCGTGTGGGGgaagaagcgagaccgcagcgcCGCCGTCCAGGACGTCGG ATTTAGCCCAGACAACCGTTTCCTGGCGGTGGGGTGTGCCGAGAGTGCCGTGGACTTCTACGACCTGGCCCTGGGCTCCTCGCTCAACCGCGTGGGCTACTGCAAGGACATCCCGGGTGGCGTCATCCAGATGGACTTCTCGGCCGACGGCCGGCGCATCCAG GTGTCCACCAGTACCTACGCCCGGCAGGTGCACGAGGTTCCTTCAGGCAAGATGGTTGCCGACGCCTCCCTGACCGAGAGGATCACTTGGGCCACTTGGACCAG CATCCTGGGCGACGAGGTTCTGGGCGTTTGGCCTCGTAACGCCGACAAGGTCGACGTCAACTGCGCGTGCGTGTCCCGCGCCGGCCTCAACTTGGTGACTGGTGACGACTTTGGCCTCATCAAGCTCTTCGACTTCCCCTGCTCGGAGAAATTC GCCAAGCACAAGCGCTACTCGGGCCACTCGGCTCACGTGACCAACGTTCGTTTCTCCTGCGACGACAAGTTTGTCATCAGCGCCGGCGGCAGCGACTGCAG TTTGTTTGTGTGGAAATGTCAATAG